In a single window of the Bos javanicus breed banteng chromosome 16, ARS-OSU_banteng_1.0, whole genome shotgun sequence genome:
- the RNF207 gene encoding RING finger protein 207 isoform X4, with the protein MSGAIFTSLEGPGALDGTSGHPLVCPLCHAQYERPCLLDCFHEFCAGCLRGRAADGRLACPLCQHQTVVKGPSGLPPVDRLLQFLVDSSGDGTEVVRCANCDLECGKQDAETTYFCNTCGQPLCARCRDETHRARMFARHDIVALGQRSRDVLQKCTLHAEPYVLFSTDKKSLLCIRCFRDMQGESRVHCVDLESAYVQGCERLQQAVLEVKALQTATREAIELLQAMVEEVRRSAAEEEAAIQALFSSMQDKLSERKALLLQAVQSQYEEKDKAFKEQLSHLATLLPTLQVHLVICSSFLSLANKAEFLDLGYELMERLQGIVTRPHRLRPAQSSKITSDHRAEFARCLEPLLLLGPRRAAGAGGGTSTLTGGLGPKVLRGPGCPSPVGKMLGSPVQKPTLHRSISTKVLLAEGDDSPFTEHCRHYEDSYRRLQAEMQNLKDQVQELHRDLTKHHSLIKAEIMGDILHKALQVDAQIASEYASVEGLRAVFQEIWEDSYQRVANEQEIYEAQLHDLLQLKQENAYLTTITKQITPYIRSIAKVKERLEPRFQVPVDEPSDHPQNTHDDGVNAEAPARVSTLKPAMEKEVS; encoded by the exons ATGTCGGGAGCTATCTTCACGTCTCTGGAGGGCCCGGGCGCCCTGGACGGGACAAGCGGCCACCCCCTCGTGTGCCCGCTGTGCCACGCGCAGTATGAGCGCCCCTGCCTGCTGGACTGCTTTCACGAGTTCTGTGCCGGCTGCCTGCGTGGCCGCGCTGCTGATGGCCGCCTCGCCTGCCCTCTGTGCCA GCACCAGACGGTGGTGAAGGGCCCCAGCGGGCTCCCTCCAGTGGATCGGCTGTTGCAGTTCCTGGTGGACAGCTCAGGGGATGGCACCGAGGTGGTGCGCTGCGCCAACTGCGACCTGGAGTGCGGCAAGCAG GACGCGGAGACCACGTACTTCTGCAACACGTGCGGGCAGCCGCTCTGCGCGCGCTGCCGCGACGAGACGCACCGGGCACGCATGTTCGCGCGCCACGACATCGTGGCCTTAGGTCAGCGCAGCCGCGACGTGCTCCAGAAGTGCA CGCTGCACGCCGAGCCCTATGTCCTGTTCTCCACCGACAAGAAGTCGCTGCTGTGCATCCGCTGCTTCCGGGACATGCAGGG GGAGAGCCGCGTCCACTGCGTGGACCTCGAGTCAGCTTACGTCCAGGGCTGCGAGAGGCTGCAGCAGGCGGTGCTG GAGGTGAAGGCCCTGCAGACCGCCACACGAGAGGCCATCGAGCTGCTGCAGGCGATGGTGGAGGAAGTGCGACGCAGCGCGGCAGAGGAGGAAGCTGCCATCCAGGCCCTCTTCAGCAGCATGCAG GACAAACTGTCAGAGAGGAAAGCGCTGCTGCTGCAGGCCGTGCAGAG ccagtaTGAAGAGAAGGACAAGGCCTTCAAGGAGCAGCTCTCCCATTTGGCCACTCTGCTGCCCACCCTGCAG GTTCACCTGGTCATCTGCTCTTCCTTCCTCAGCTTGGCCAACAAGGCCGAGTTCCTGGACCTGGGCTAT GAGCTGATGGAGAGATTGCAGGGCATCGTCACGCGGCCACATCGCCTGCGGCCGGCACAGAGCAGCAAG ATCACCAGCGACCACCGCGCTGAGTTCGCGCGCTGCCTGGAGCCGCTACTGCTGCTGGGGCCACGCCGGGCGGCGGGTGCCGGGGGTGGCACTAGCAC GCTCACAGGGGGCTTGGGCCCCAAGGTGCTGAGGGGGCCCGGCTGCCCTTCCCCAGTGGGGAAGATGTTGGGGTCACCGGTCCAAAAGCCCACACTGCACCGGTCCATCAGTACCAAGGTGCTGCTGGCGGAGGGCGACGACTCACCCTTCACGGAGCACTGCCGCCACTACGAGGACTCCTACCGG CGCCTGCAAGCAGAGATGCAGAACCTGAAGGACCAGGTACAGGAGCTGCACCGGGACCTCACCAAGCACCATTCGCTCATCAAAGCCGAGATCATGGGCGACATCTTACACAAGGCCCTGCAGGTGGACGCCCAGATTGCCTCGGAGTATGCTTCCGTGGAGGGCCTGAGAGCAGTCTTTCAGGAG ATTTGGGAGGACTCCTACCAGCGGGTAGCTAACGAACAGGAGATATATGAAG CCCAgctccatgaccttctccagcTGAAGCAGGAGAATGCCTACCTGACCACCATCACCAAGCAAATCACGCCCTACATCCGCTCCATTGCCAAGGTGAAGGAGCGACTGGAGCCCAG GTTTCAGGTCCCTGTGGATGAACCATCAGACCATCCACAAAACACGCATGATGATGGTGTGAATGCCGAGGCTCCGGCCAG AGTCTCCACTTTGAAACCTGCGATGGAAAAAGAAGTCTCCTGA
- the RNF207 gene encoding RING finger protein 207 isoform X2, whose amino-acid sequence MRASCPSSPPRRASPQPRALAAPPSAISGRREGSGPDRCRELSSRLWRARAPWTGQAATPSCARCATRSMSAPACWTAFTSSVPAACVAALLMAASPALCARRGDHVLLQHVRAAALRALPRRDAPGTHVRAPRHRGLRSAQPRRAPEVHAARRALCPVLHRQEVAAVHPLLPGHAGGEPRPLRGPRVSLRPGLREAAAGGAGGEGPADRHTRGHRAAAGDGGGSATQRGRGGSCHPGPLQQHAGQTVREESAAAAGRAEVHLVICSSFLSLANKAEFLDLGYELMERLQGIVTRPHRLRPAQSSKITSDHRAEFARCLEPLLLLGPRRAAGAGGGTSTLTGGLGPKVLRGPGCPSPVGKMLGSPVQKPTLHRSISTKVLLAEGDDSPFTEHCRHYEDSYRRLQAEMQNLKDQVQELHRDLTKHHSLIKAEIMGDILHKALQVDAQIASEYASVEGLRAVFQEIWEDSYQRVANEQEIYEAQLHDLLQLKQENAYLTTITKQITPYIRSIAKVKERLEPRFQVPVDEPSDHPQNTHDDGVNAEAPARSDPVSVAEKKEKNLELRNSRALGGLAEEPPLKNKDAHRPKSKNGGDVPTWREHPA is encoded by the exons ATGCGCGCCTCCTGCCCATCCTCCCCGCCCCGGCGCGCTAGCCCCCAGCCCCGAGCCCTAGCTGCTCCGCCCTCCGCGATCTCTGGACGCCGCGAAGGGTCCGGGCCGGACAG ATGTCGGGAGCTATCTTCACGTCTCTGGAGGGCCCGGGCGCCCTGGACGGGACAAGCGGCCACCCCCTCGTGTGCCCGCTGTGCCACGCGCAGTATGAGCGCCCCTGCCTGCTGGACTGCTTTCACGAGTTCTGTGCCGGCTGCCTGCGTGGCCGCGCTGCTGATGGCCGCCTCGCCTGCCCTCTGTGCCA GACGCGGAGACCACGTACTTCTGCAACACGTGCGGGCAGCCGCTCTGCGCGCGCTGCCGCGACGAGACGCACCGGGCACGCATGTTCGCGCGCCACGACATCGTGGCCTTAGGTCAGCGCAGCCGCGACGTGCTCCAGAAGTGCA CGCTGCACGCCGAGCCCTATGTCCTGTTCTCCACCGACAAGAAGTCGCTGCTGTGCATCCGCTGCTTCCGGGACATGCAGGG GGAGAGCCGCGTCCACTGCGTGGACCTCGAGTCAGCTTACGTCCAGGGCTGCGAGAGGCTGCAGCAGGCGGTGCTG GAGGTGAAGGCCCTGCAGACCGCCACACGAGAGGCCATCGAGCTGCTGCAGGCGATGGTGGAGGAAGTGCGACGCAGCGCGGCAGAGGAGGAAGCTGCCATCCAGGCCCTCTTCAGCAGCATGCAG GACAAACTGTCAGAGAGGAAAGCGCTGCTGCTGCAGGCCGTGCAGAG GTTCACCTGGTCATCTGCTCTTCCTTCCTCAGCTTGGCCAACAAGGCCGAGTTCCTGGACCTGGGCTAT GAGCTGATGGAGAGATTGCAGGGCATCGTCACGCGGCCACATCGCCTGCGGCCGGCACAGAGCAGCAAG ATCACCAGCGACCACCGCGCTGAGTTCGCGCGCTGCCTGGAGCCGCTACTGCTGCTGGGGCCACGCCGGGCGGCGGGTGCCGGGGGTGGCACTAGCAC GCTCACAGGGGGCTTGGGCCCCAAGGTGCTGAGGGGGCCCGGCTGCCCTTCCCCAGTGGGGAAGATGTTGGGGTCACCGGTCCAAAAGCCCACACTGCACCGGTCCATCAGTACCAAGGTGCTGCTGGCGGAGGGCGACGACTCACCCTTCACGGAGCACTGCCGCCACTACGAGGACTCCTACCGG CGCCTGCAAGCAGAGATGCAGAACCTGAAGGACCAGGTACAGGAGCTGCACCGGGACCTCACCAAGCACCATTCGCTCATCAAAGCCGAGATCATGGGCGACATCTTACACAAGGCCCTGCAGGTGGACGCCCAGATTGCCTCGGAGTATGCTTCCGTGGAGGGCCTGAGAGCAGTCTTTCAGGAG ATTTGGGAGGACTCCTACCAGCGGGTAGCTAACGAACAGGAGATATATGAAG CCCAgctccatgaccttctccagcTGAAGCAGGAGAATGCCTACCTGACCACCATCACCAAGCAAATCACGCCCTACATCCGCTCCATTGCCAAGGTGAAGGAGCGACTGGAGCCCAG GTTTCAGGTCCCTGTGGATGAACCATCAGACCATCCACAAAACACGCATGATGATGGTGTGAATGCCGAGGCTCCGGCCAG GAGCGATCCAGTAAGTGTTgcagagaagaaggagaagaactTAGAGCTGAGAAACAGCCGAGCTCTGGGGGGCCTTGCAGAGGAGCCTCCACTGAAAAACAAAGATGCACACAGACCCAAATCAAAAAACGGGGGTGATGTCCCCACCTGGAGGGAGCACCCAGCTTAG
- the RNF207 gene encoding RING finger protein 207 isoform X3: MSGAIFTSLEGPGALDGTSGHPLVCPLCHAQYERPCLLDCFHEFCAGCLRGRAADGRLACPLCQHQTVVKGPSGLPPVDRLLQFLVDSSGDGTEVVRCANCDLECGKQDAETTYFCNTCGQPLCARCRDETHRARMFARHDIVALGQRSRDVLQKCTLHAEPYVLFSTDKKSLLCIRCFRDMQGESRVHCVDLESAYVQGCERLQQAVLEVKALQTATREAIELLQAMVEEVRRSAAEEEAAIQALFSSMQDKLSERKALLLQAVQSLANKAEFLDLGYELMERLQGIVTRPHRLRPAQSSKITSDHRAEFARCLEPLLLLGPRRAAGAGGGTSTLTGGLGPKVLRGPGCPSPVGKMLGSPVQKPTLHRSISTKVLLAEGDDSPFTEHCRHYEDSYRRLQAEMQNLKDQVQELHRDLTKHHSLIKAEIMGDILHKALQVDAQIASEYASVEGLRAVFQEIWEDSYQRVANEQEIYEAQLHDLLQLKQENAYLTTITKQITPYIRSIAKVKERLEPRFQVPVDEPSDHPQNTHDDGVNAEAPARSDPVSVAEKKEKNLELRNSRALGGLAEEPPLKNKDAHRPKSKNGGDVPTWREHPA; encoded by the exons ATGTCGGGAGCTATCTTCACGTCTCTGGAGGGCCCGGGCGCCCTGGACGGGACAAGCGGCCACCCCCTCGTGTGCCCGCTGTGCCACGCGCAGTATGAGCGCCCCTGCCTGCTGGACTGCTTTCACGAGTTCTGTGCCGGCTGCCTGCGTGGCCGCGCTGCTGATGGCCGCCTCGCCTGCCCTCTGTGCCA GCACCAGACGGTGGTGAAGGGCCCCAGCGGGCTCCCTCCAGTGGATCGGCTGTTGCAGTTCCTGGTGGACAGCTCAGGGGATGGCACCGAGGTGGTGCGCTGCGCCAACTGCGACCTGGAGTGCGGCAAGCAG GACGCGGAGACCACGTACTTCTGCAACACGTGCGGGCAGCCGCTCTGCGCGCGCTGCCGCGACGAGACGCACCGGGCACGCATGTTCGCGCGCCACGACATCGTGGCCTTAGGTCAGCGCAGCCGCGACGTGCTCCAGAAGTGCA CGCTGCACGCCGAGCCCTATGTCCTGTTCTCCACCGACAAGAAGTCGCTGCTGTGCATCCGCTGCTTCCGGGACATGCAGGG GGAGAGCCGCGTCCACTGCGTGGACCTCGAGTCAGCTTACGTCCAGGGCTGCGAGAGGCTGCAGCAGGCGGTGCTG GAGGTGAAGGCCCTGCAGACCGCCACACGAGAGGCCATCGAGCTGCTGCAGGCGATGGTGGAGGAAGTGCGACGCAGCGCGGCAGAGGAGGAAGCTGCCATCCAGGCCCTCTTCAGCAGCATGCAG GACAAACTGTCAGAGAGGAAAGCGCTGCTGCTGCAGGCCGTGCAGAG CTTGGCCAACAAGGCCGAGTTCCTGGACCTGGGCTAT GAGCTGATGGAGAGATTGCAGGGCATCGTCACGCGGCCACATCGCCTGCGGCCGGCACAGAGCAGCAAG ATCACCAGCGACCACCGCGCTGAGTTCGCGCGCTGCCTGGAGCCGCTACTGCTGCTGGGGCCACGCCGGGCGGCGGGTGCCGGGGGTGGCACTAGCAC GCTCACAGGGGGCTTGGGCCCCAAGGTGCTGAGGGGGCCCGGCTGCCCTTCCCCAGTGGGGAAGATGTTGGGGTCACCGGTCCAAAAGCCCACACTGCACCGGTCCATCAGTACCAAGGTGCTGCTGGCGGAGGGCGACGACTCACCCTTCACGGAGCACTGCCGCCACTACGAGGACTCCTACCGG CGCCTGCAAGCAGAGATGCAGAACCTGAAGGACCAGGTACAGGAGCTGCACCGGGACCTCACCAAGCACCATTCGCTCATCAAAGCCGAGATCATGGGCGACATCTTACACAAGGCCCTGCAGGTGGACGCCCAGATTGCCTCGGAGTATGCTTCCGTGGAGGGCCTGAGAGCAGTCTTTCAGGAG ATTTGGGAGGACTCCTACCAGCGGGTAGCTAACGAACAGGAGATATATGAAG CCCAgctccatgaccttctccagcTGAAGCAGGAGAATGCCTACCTGACCACCATCACCAAGCAAATCACGCCCTACATCCGCTCCATTGCCAAGGTGAAGGAGCGACTGGAGCCCAG GTTTCAGGTCCCTGTGGATGAACCATCAGACCATCCACAAAACACGCATGATGATGGTGTGAATGCCGAGGCTCCGGCCAG GAGCGATCCAGTAAGTGTTgcagagaagaaggagaagaactTAGAGCTGAGAAACAGCCGAGCTCTGGGGGGCCTTGCAGAGGAGCCTCCACTGAAAAACAAAGATGCACACAGACCCAAATCAAAAAACGGGGGTGATGTCCCCACCTGGAGGGAGCACCCAGCTTAG
- the RNF207 gene encoding RING finger protein 207 isoform X1, which yields MSGAIFTSLEGPGALDGTSGHPLVCPLCHAQYERPCLLDCFHEFCAGCLRGRAADGRLACPLCQHQTVVKGPSGLPPVDRLLQFLVDSSGDGTEVVRCANCDLECGKQDAETTYFCNTCGQPLCARCRDETHRARMFARHDIVALGQRSRDVLQKCTLHAEPYVLFSTDKKSLLCIRCFRDMQGESRVHCVDLESAYVQGCERLQQAVLEVKALQTATREAIELLQAMVEEVRRSAAEEEAAIQALFSSMQDKLSERKALLLQAVQSQYEEKDKAFKEQLSHLATLLPTLQVHLVICSSFLSLANKAEFLDLGYELMERLQGIVTRPHRLRPAQSSKITSDHRAEFARCLEPLLLLGPRRAAGAGGGTSTLTGGLGPKVLRGPGCPSPVGKMLGSPVQKPTLHRSISTKVLLAEGDDSPFTEHCRHYEDSYRRLQAEMQNLKDQVQELHRDLTKHHSLIKAEIMGDILHKALQVDAQIASEYASVEGLRAVFQEIWEDSYQRVANEQEIYEAQLHDLLQLKQENAYLTTITKQITPYIRSIAKVKERLEPRFQVPVDEPSDHPQNTHDDGVNAEAPARSDPVSVAEKKEKNLELRNSRALGGLAEEPPLKNKDAHRPKSKNGGDVPTWREHPA from the exons ATGTCGGGAGCTATCTTCACGTCTCTGGAGGGCCCGGGCGCCCTGGACGGGACAAGCGGCCACCCCCTCGTGTGCCCGCTGTGCCACGCGCAGTATGAGCGCCCCTGCCTGCTGGACTGCTTTCACGAGTTCTGTGCCGGCTGCCTGCGTGGCCGCGCTGCTGATGGCCGCCTCGCCTGCCCTCTGTGCCA GCACCAGACGGTGGTGAAGGGCCCCAGCGGGCTCCCTCCAGTGGATCGGCTGTTGCAGTTCCTGGTGGACAGCTCAGGGGATGGCACCGAGGTGGTGCGCTGCGCCAACTGCGACCTGGAGTGCGGCAAGCAG GACGCGGAGACCACGTACTTCTGCAACACGTGCGGGCAGCCGCTCTGCGCGCGCTGCCGCGACGAGACGCACCGGGCACGCATGTTCGCGCGCCACGACATCGTGGCCTTAGGTCAGCGCAGCCGCGACGTGCTCCAGAAGTGCA CGCTGCACGCCGAGCCCTATGTCCTGTTCTCCACCGACAAGAAGTCGCTGCTGTGCATCCGCTGCTTCCGGGACATGCAGGG GGAGAGCCGCGTCCACTGCGTGGACCTCGAGTCAGCTTACGTCCAGGGCTGCGAGAGGCTGCAGCAGGCGGTGCTG GAGGTGAAGGCCCTGCAGACCGCCACACGAGAGGCCATCGAGCTGCTGCAGGCGATGGTGGAGGAAGTGCGACGCAGCGCGGCAGAGGAGGAAGCTGCCATCCAGGCCCTCTTCAGCAGCATGCAG GACAAACTGTCAGAGAGGAAAGCGCTGCTGCTGCAGGCCGTGCAGAG ccagtaTGAAGAGAAGGACAAGGCCTTCAAGGAGCAGCTCTCCCATTTGGCCACTCTGCTGCCCACCCTGCAG GTTCACCTGGTCATCTGCTCTTCCTTCCTCAGCTTGGCCAACAAGGCCGAGTTCCTGGACCTGGGCTAT GAGCTGATGGAGAGATTGCAGGGCATCGTCACGCGGCCACATCGCCTGCGGCCGGCACAGAGCAGCAAG ATCACCAGCGACCACCGCGCTGAGTTCGCGCGCTGCCTGGAGCCGCTACTGCTGCTGGGGCCACGCCGGGCGGCGGGTGCCGGGGGTGGCACTAGCAC GCTCACAGGGGGCTTGGGCCCCAAGGTGCTGAGGGGGCCCGGCTGCCCTTCCCCAGTGGGGAAGATGTTGGGGTCACCGGTCCAAAAGCCCACACTGCACCGGTCCATCAGTACCAAGGTGCTGCTGGCGGAGGGCGACGACTCACCCTTCACGGAGCACTGCCGCCACTACGAGGACTCCTACCGG CGCCTGCAAGCAGAGATGCAGAACCTGAAGGACCAGGTACAGGAGCTGCACCGGGACCTCACCAAGCACCATTCGCTCATCAAAGCCGAGATCATGGGCGACATCTTACACAAGGCCCTGCAGGTGGACGCCCAGATTGCCTCGGAGTATGCTTCCGTGGAGGGCCTGAGAGCAGTCTTTCAGGAG ATTTGGGAGGACTCCTACCAGCGGGTAGCTAACGAACAGGAGATATATGAAG CCCAgctccatgaccttctccagcTGAAGCAGGAGAATGCCTACCTGACCACCATCACCAAGCAAATCACGCCCTACATCCGCTCCATTGCCAAGGTGAAGGAGCGACTGGAGCCCAG GTTTCAGGTCCCTGTGGATGAACCATCAGACCATCCACAAAACACGCATGATGATGGTGTGAATGCCGAGGCTCCGGCCAG GAGCGATCCAGTAAGTGTTgcagagaagaaggagaagaactTAGAGCTGAGAAACAGCCGAGCTCTGGGGGGCCTTGCAGAGGAGCCTCCACTGAAAAACAAAGATGCACACAGACCCAAATCAAAAAACGGGGGTGATGTCCCCACCTGGAGGGAGCACCCAGCTTAG